The sequence ATTTTCTACGTCTTCTTTTAAAAGACTTTCTATTTCGTTCTTAAGGATTAAAATCGATTCTTTAAACCTGGTGTCTTCCTCCCCTATTTCTTTAATAAATCTAAAAACTTTTTCTTTTCCAAATTTTTTAACTAATAAGAATAATTCATTTATATTGGCATTTTTTATTCCAATGTATGAATTACTATCAAACATCAATATTATTTCTTTTATCTGTTCTTTAATACTCATTTTATTTACATACTTTTCCATATAATAATACTATCTTTTTCTATTTAAAATAGTTTCTACTGCCTTTTATTATCTTTTATTTTTATCTTCTATAAATTTTTTAAAAGATCTATCATATGTCGCTTCTGTTTCTTTTGAAAAACAGCATGCTGGAAGCTCATTTCTTGATAAATGATATTGAATACATTCACAACATTTTCCTTTTCTTGGGCATCCTGGATAAGTACAATTACATTTCTGTAAATTATGTTTAACATTCTGACATTCGTTCATAAGAATCAACTTCAAGTCTTTCACAAATTATTGGTTCAATATTATTATTAATAAACTTAATAAAATCATCTTCTGTTTTAAGTGTGTTTTCTACTTCTGTTTCTCCAATTCTTTTTCTAATAGTAGCAGACAGTCTATTATCTCCTTCTAATATTAATTTAATAAGACAATCATCTACTGTAAATACAAATGGAAGTTCGGAACAACCAGCAAAACCAAATTTATTTATAATTTTTTCATTTTTATTATTATCAGACAAAACACCACAGATATGTAATGTATTAGCTTCAAATATATAAGTAACTTTAAACAAAATCCTCTTATTGTTTATTTTAGCAGAA comes from Candidatus Micrarchaeia archaeon and encodes:
- a CDS encoding DUF6485 family protein, which translates into the protein MNECQNVKHNLQKCNCTYPGCPRKGKCCECIQYHLSRNELPACCFSKETEATYDRSFKKFIEDKNKR